In a single window of the Nilaparvata lugens isolate BPH chromosome 1, ASM1435652v1, whole genome shotgun sequence genome:
- the LOC111047486 gene encoding LOW QUALITY PROTEIN: fatty-acid amide hydrolase 2 (The sequence of the model RefSeq protein was modified relative to this genomic sequence to represent the inferred CDS: inserted 1 base in 1 codon), with amino-acid sequence MEIGVRLFGAVQLILSWLTAPIFYYLARKKSGILLPPISEPILKLSITQLARKIRKRELTSEQVVKAYVNRCKEVNPLLNAIVEDRFEAALKEAKEVDQQIASRLKTEDEMEKETPLLGVPITIKESIGIKGMSLSVGSKLRENIKAQTDGDSVINLKSAGAIPIAITNTPELCLCWETMNLIXGCTNNPYNLSRTPGGSSGGEAALISSAASIAGVGSDLAGSIRIPSMFTGIFGHKPTPVLQIDLKKLKVYYMENAGFSFVDVKVDRSVRDAIRKGVKHLASVGGCSVKKVCIDEMEGTAETCASTFFSMKNIPDLMSMANPDNPKEKKNVFVELVKSIFGLSNISTAGILFTLLCNCNCFIPRSRKDHYLRENEHNLQVFQNLLQNDGVFIYPTHPIPAYYHGQYKVKIAGVMYTMVFNTLGMPSTHIPMGLNREGLPIGFQVAAAPNNDRLCLAVAKELETAFKGWVPPPSK; translated from the exons ATGGAGATCGGAGTGAGACTGTTTGGTGCTGTACAGCTTATCCTCTCTTGGTTGACAGCTCCAATTTTCTACTATTTGGCGAGAAAAAAATCTGGAATACTTCTTCCGCCAATTTCTGAGCCAATTCTGAAATTAAGCATAACACAACTTGCTCGCAAAATTCGTAAAAGAGAG CTAACTTCAGAACAAGTAGTTAAGGCATACGTGAATCGCTGTAAGGAAGTGAACCCTCTGCTGAATGCAATAGTGGAGGACAGATTTGAAGCTGCTTTAAAAGAAGCAAAAGAAGTCGATCAACAGATCGCTTCTCGATTGAAAACAGAAGATGAAATGGAAAAGGAGACTCCTCTACTAGGCGTTCCTATTACAATCAAGGAGAGCATTGGAATTAAAG GTATGAGTTTGAGTGTTGGAAGcaaattgagagaaaatatcAAAGCACAAACCGATGGAGATTCAGTCATCAATCTGAAAAGTGCTGGAGCAATTCCGATCGCAATAACAAATACACCTGAGCTGTGTCTTTGTTGGGAAACTATGAATCTGA ACGGGTGCACTAATAATCCATACAATCTATCAAGAACACCCGGTGGATCTTCAGGAGGAGAG gcGGCGTTGATAAGTTCTGCAGCATCGATAGCAGGAGTTGGTTCAGATTTGGCGGGATCTATTCGCATACCGTCCATGTTCACTGGAATTTTCGGACACAAGCCTACACCTG TATTGCAGATCGATCTGAAGAAACTGAAAGTATACTACatggaaaatgcaggctttTCCTTTGTCGACGTGAAAGTTGATCGTTCAGTTCGTGATGCCATAAGAAAAGGTGTCAAGCATTTGGCATCAGTTGGGGGGTGCTCAGTCAAAAag GTTTGCATTGATGAAATGGAGGGTACAGCTGAAACATGTGCATCTACATTCTTCAGCATGAAAAATATCCCAGATTTGATGAGCATGGCAAACCCGGATAATCCGAAA gaaaagaaaaatgtatttgTAGAACTTGTGAAATCGATATTTGGATTATCCAACATCTCGACTGCAGGTATATTGTTCACCCTCTTGTGCAACTGCAACTGCTTCATACCTCGTTCGCGGAAAGATCACTACTTGCGAGAGAATGAACATAATTTACAAGTATTTCAG AACCTGCTTCAAAATGACGgagtatttatttatccaaCCCATCCGATTCCCGCCTATTATCATGGTCAGTATAAGGTGAAAATAGCAGGGGTGATGTACACCATGGTCTTCAATACACTGGGCATGCCCTCCACGCACATTCCAATGGGGCTCAATAGAGAAGGACTACCAATTGGCTTTCAG GTGGCTGCGGCACCCAATAATGACCGTCTTTGCCTTGCGGTAGCAAAAGAATTGGAAACTGCGTTCAAAGGATGGGTCCCACCTCCATCTAAATAA
- the LOC111047605 gene encoding androgen-dependent TFPI-regulating protein, with amino-acid sequence MLIGAFHTAVAAFYIFVSHWMFENVVKGGNHPNLHPQVKIMQQYTLRYLTNWTFVLQNVFFITSAIFDLTSLFIKAERLRERTTNFKSYIFTVLAAPSAMIVSLVFWSLWAVDRELIYPSHMDTVLPVWTNHSLHTTTTLFAIAEMFLCQHKFPSFKQGLKGITIYLTLYGICLNATYFESGFWLYPILKDLTWNLRIVMYLTVYVVCLGLFLLNKFACSLVWGNKQQTASKKQKKNKKKN; translated from the exons ATGCTGATAGGAGCTTTCCATACAGCTGTAGCTGCATTCTACATTTTCGTTAGTCATTGGATGTTTGAGAATGTTGTCAAAGGAGGCAACCATCCTAACTTGCACCCGCAAGTCAAAATTATGCAGCAATATACATTGCGATACTTGACTAATTGGACTTTT GTTCTACAAAATGTATTCTTCATCACAAGTGCAATATTTGATCTCACCAGTTTATTTATAAAAGCTGAAAGACTGAGAGAGCGGACTACAAATTTCAAATCGTATATTTTTACTGTGTTAGCAGCTCCTTCTGCTATG ATTGTTTCGCTTGTATTCTGGTCACTATGGGCAGTTGATAGGGAGCTGATATATCCTTCACACATGGACACGGTTCTACCTGTTTGGACTAACCATTCTCTGCATACAACCACTACTCTTTTTGCTATCGCTGAGATGTTCCTTTGCCAGCATAAATTTCCAAGTTTCAAACAAGGATTGAAGGGCATAACAATCTACCTGACATTATACGGAATTTG CCTTAATGCAACATACTTCGAAAGCGGATTTTGGCTTTATCCAATTTTGAAGGACTTGACTTGGAATTTGAGAATAGTGATGTACCTGACTGTATATGTTGTGTGCCTTGGACTATTCCTACTGAACAAGTTCGCCTGCTCTTTAGTTTGGG GAAATAAGCAGCAAACTGCATCGAAGAagcaaaagaagaataaaaagaaaaactgA